A window of the Phycicoccus sp. M110.8 genome harbors these coding sequences:
- a CDS encoding helix-turn-helix domain-containing protein: protein MPRSTARRASPKSPAPSPRAASDRSELRITDPRALRALAHPARQRVVTELYSGEVLTATEAARICDVTPSAMSYHLRALATWGIVERVESGDGRERPWRAVADSITITPGAHRAAGIEDSRLSVHEWFADLEAGLDRLAVLVADGEEHGMTARGRLWLTDDEERELRESLHALVRSYGGRTSRDHPDGARPWDVYGLVLPARRADPPA from the coding sequence ATGCCACGGTCAACCGCTCGTCGCGCGTCACCGAAGAGTCCGGCACCGTCCCCCCGGGCCGCGTCGGACCGCAGCGAGCTGCGGATCACCGACCCGCGGGCCCTGCGGGCGCTGGCCCACCCGGCCCGGCAGCGGGTCGTGACCGAGCTCTACTCGGGCGAGGTCCTCACGGCGACCGAGGCCGCCCGGATCTGCGACGTCACCCCGTCGGCGATGAGCTACCACCTGCGGGCGCTCGCGACGTGGGGGATCGTCGAGCGGGTCGAGTCCGGGGACGGCCGTGAGCGACCGTGGCGTGCGGTGGCCGACAGCATCACGATCACCCCGGGGGCGCACCGGGCTGCCGGCATCGAGGACAGCCGGCTGTCGGTGCACGAGTGGTTCGCCGACCTCGAGGCGGGGCTCGACCGGCTCGCCGTGCTCGTGGCCGACGGGGAGGAGCACGGCATGACCGCCCGGGGACGGCTCTGGTTGACCGACGACGAGGAGCGCGAGCTGCGGGAGTCGCTGCACGCGCTGGTGCGCTCGTACGGGGGCCGCACCAGCCGCGACCACCCCGACGGCGCCCGGCCGTGGGACGTCTACGGCCTGGTGCTGCCCGCCCGCCGCGCCGACCCGCCGGCCTGA